In a genomic window of Weissella tructae:
- a CDS encoding DnaD domain-containing protein, translated as MENQEKVTAFFNAPMVGLSTYVVEHYRELGMTNDEFLLMVHLLTQMTRFDGDVQLQMVANQLGWSVEGVSRGIEQLREKEYLTDHAKRDGNGKVATQLDFSPLYMKILAFDVDALPIISTSARVVTQGENALEQLDKESNLSRADIFNMVEQEFGRPLSPMEINTIKNWFDIDHFRADFIQVAIQEAVLNGALSLRYIETILASWQKKNYHSLQDVYAEKQKHQQFKQREATDLPDISWDVDIMNTDWTKY; from the coding sequence ATGGAAAATCAAGAAAAGGTAACAGCATTTTTTAACGCACCAATGGTCGGTTTAAGTACGTATGTTGTTGAACATTATCGTGAATTAGGTATGACCAATGATGAGTTTTTATTGATGGTGCACTTATTAACGCAAATGACACGTTTTGATGGTGATGTCCAACTACAGATGGTTGCTAATCAACTTGGTTGGTCTGTAGAAGGTGTTTCTCGTGGGATTGAACAATTACGTGAAAAAGAATATCTAACGGATCATGCAAAGCGAGATGGTAATGGGAAGGTTGCGACACAATTAGACTTTTCACCATTGTATATGAAGATTTTAGCGTTTGATGTGGATGCATTACCAATCATCTCAACGAGTGCCCGTGTGGTCACACAAGGTGAAAATGCATTAGAACAATTAGATAAAGAAAGTAATTTGTCACGTGCGGATATTTTCAATATGGTTGAACAAGAATTTGGTCGTCCTTTAAGTCCTATGGAGATTAATACGATTAAGAATTGGTTTGATATTGATCATTTTAGGGCAGATTTTATCCAAGTTGCCATTCAAGAAGCGGTATTAAATGGCGCATTAAGCCTCCGTTATATTGAAACTATTTTGGCTTCATGGCAAAAGAAGAACTATCATTCGTTGCAAGATGTGTACGCCGAAAAGCAAAAGCATCAACAATTTAAGCAACGCGAAGCAACAGATTTACCAGATATTTCATGGGACGTTGATATCATGAATACTGATTGGACAAAGTATTAA
- a CDS encoding CPBP family intramembrane glutamic endopeptidase has translation MLNRIEQAPMPYKWTFIVAPFIIALGMYGGTNPVPLSWLALLAAGSAVLVLMFGKETFLSFFKKMKKGSWKPIFVAIVLGYLVSIVASAVGPLLGQGALQENGIINSLAQPTLWGNIVTLTTLGISLIGEEVITASIAFPVYYLLVKKIGRKQAWIWAALISAALFGMMHFNAYNGNWYQMLIVIGVGRLPFTYAWTKTDSLWGGIIAHVVYDFLIFIPVMMGVL, from the coding sequence ATGTTAAATCGAATTGAACAAGCGCCGATGCCATATAAGTGGACATTCATCGTAGCGCCATTCATTATTGCATTGGGAATGTATGGAGGGACAAATCCTGTTCCGTTGAGTTGGTTAGCCTTATTGGCTGCTGGATCAGCAGTGTTAGTGTTGATGTTTGGGAAAGAGACTTTCTTGTCATTCTTTAAGAAGATGAAAAAGGGTAGCTGGAAGCCAATTTTTGTAGCAATTGTTTTGGGATATCTTGTATCTATCGTGGCGTCTGCAGTTGGTCCATTGTTGGGACAAGGCGCATTACAAGAAAATGGGATTATCAATTCATTAGCACAACCAACCTTATGGGGGAACATTGTAACTCTAACGACATTGGGGATTTCGCTAATTGGAGAAGAAGTTATCACTGCATCAATTGCATTCCCAGTGTATTACTTGTTGGTTAAGAAAATTGGTCGCAAGCAAGCGTGGATTTGGGCCGCTTTGATTAGTGCCGCATTATTTGGCATGATGCATTTTAATGCTTATAATGGAAACTGGTATCAAATGCTGATTGTTATTGGAGTAGGACGTTTACCATTTACGTATGCTTGGACAAAGACAGATAGCTTATGGGGTGGAATTATTGCCCACGTTGTCTATGATTTCCTAATCTTTATTCCAGTAATGATGGGTGTTTTGTAA
- the asnS gene encoding asparagine--tRNA ligase, which yields METIRIEDAPQFVGKEVRLGAWLRNKRGSNKMQFLQLRDGTAFFQGVVSKEVVGEDIFAKIKALTQETSMYLVGTIRQDERSPFGYEMDVKDVTVVGASEGYPITPKEHGTDFLMDHRHLYLRHIQPFAVLRIRNTLIAATYEFFNKEGFIKIDSPLLTSSAPEGTTELFSTDYFGNDAYLSQTGQLYAEAGAMAFGKVFTFGPTFRAEKSKTRRHLTEFWMIEPEMAWMEQAESLEVQERYVAYMIQSVLDRNQYELDLLGRDKELLASYTKLPYPRVSYDDAIKLLQENDFDVDWGVDFGSPEETFLASHFNSPVFITNFPKEIKAFYMKRHPDRDDVVISADLLAPEGYGEIIGGSERDIDYDYLEERVKEMGLDLEDYAWYLDLRRFGAVPHSGFGLGLERMITWVTGEEHIREAIPFPRTIARLKP from the coding sequence ATGGAAACAATTCGTATTGAAGATGCGCCACAATTTGTTGGAAAAGAAGTTCGCTTAGGAGCTTGGCTACGTAATAAGCGTGGATCAAATAAGATGCAATTCTTGCAACTACGTGATGGAACTGCATTTTTCCAAGGTGTTGTCTCAAAGGAAGTCGTTGGTGAAGATATCTTCGCTAAGATTAAGGCGTTGACACAAGAAACAAGCATGTACTTGGTTGGAACAATCCGCCAAGACGAACGCTCACCATTTGGATATGAAATGGATGTTAAGGACGTTACTGTTGTTGGGGCTTCAGAAGGATACCCAATCACACCAAAGGAACACGGAACTGATTTCTTGATGGATCACCGTCACCTTTACCTACGTCACATTCAACCATTTGCTGTTTTGCGTATCCGTAACACTTTGATCGCTGCAACATATGAATTCTTCAACAAGGAAGGGTTTATCAAGATTGATTCACCTTTGTTGACAAGTTCAGCGCCAGAAGGAACAACAGAATTGTTCTCAACTGACTACTTCGGAAACGATGCTTACTTGTCACAAACTGGACAATTGTACGCTGAAGCAGGAGCGATGGCATTTGGAAAGGTCTTCACATTTGGACCTACATTCCGTGCTGAAAAGTCAAAGACTCGTCGTCATCTAACTGAATTCTGGATGATTGAACCAGAAATGGCTTGGATGGAACAAGCAGAATCACTTGAAGTGCAAGAACGTTACGTTGCCTACATGATTCAATCTGTTCTTGACCGTAACCAATACGAATTGGATCTATTGGGACGTGACAAGGAATTGTTGGCTTCATACACGAAGCTACCATACCCACGTGTCTCATACGACGATGCGATTAAGTTGTTGCAAGAAAACGACTTCGATGTTGACTGGGGTGTAGACTTCGGTTCACCTGAAGAAACATTCTTGGCTAGCCACTTTAACAGCCCTGTCTTTATCACAAACTTCCCTAAGGAAATCAAGGCCTTCTACATGAAGCGCCACCCAGATCGTGATGACGTTGTTATCTCAGCTGACTTGTTGGCACCAGAAGGATATGGTGAAATCATCGGTGGATCAGAACGTGATATCGATTACGATTACCTAGAAGAACGCGTTAAGGAAATGGGATTGGACCTAGAAGATTACGCTTGGTACCTAGACTTACGTCGTTTCGGTGCTGTGCCACATTCAGGATTCGGTTTGGGGCTAGAACGTATGATTACTTGGGTAACTGGAGAAGAACACATTCGTGAAGCTATTCCATTCCCACGTACAATTGCACGTTTGAAGCCATAA
- a CDS encoding helicase C-terminal domain-containing protein translates to MLKQNIYAVVDLETTQTSTETGRIIQIAIAFVQNNKIINQYSTLINPGMAIPRHVVQLTGIDASMVKSAPNFEDVAHMVHAMLQGTVFVAHNVNFDWPFLNAEFERVGLTPLTGQAIDTVTLSQMLYPTAPGYRLIDMAQYLGIEHLNPHQADSDAATTAEVFMCLVKRAQSLPMITLQTLVKLPLSLPRDTRIIIEQALTYNQKAPQALDKSLEVLDGLAIRRFSAPAPLVPSADVKYPKKPSALEAVLGDTFSYRKDQAKLMNFVEHHYADADFSESKPGEDALVIEAPTGLGKTLGYLLPYAYLANQTGRKVVVAVPTLVQQQQVAGLVNQKLNQVLPFETRAVSLKGRMHYVNLQSFRRSLNVDEGSTGLQFTKAQILVWLTETLTGDFDELNLLNPPADFLQKLAQAANNPMGSAYYGHEFFERQLVVANEAQFLVINHAYLTTYAQELGQQDETPYLVIDEPQHLPDAIIDQNRRQLDFTSWQYAVNQALDLVVRDEDSLQEILTRIPAGNRVKHEFILQLKQLQTEIPQLETKFYRRFLLNRKQVNATEGHLEVPLNGAELALFFIEQTSRMQKIKGNIQATEEALDKLLTGFSTLKNVFSVSERQALADFRRWLRVIKRDDVYLTDFQQNIIDYPQASVFWLTLSKRDDINYLKLSGGLLHTVDYFKDKIYPYFMPPTMIGATLFTSTKSSYLYERLDLDRESADVHQFDDVYDYEHQSQMLLVDDAISPTDSRYPVYVAKQLDHMLGAMQENTLVLFNSFDMIEQVFHYMQQHQIAQKHGMTLLAQGITGTKGRILKRMQSENKMIVLGANSFWEGIDLPNEQVRLVVITRLPFDAPNTIPQKAEESILKAAGKQPFYSNVLPKAVLRLRQGVGRLLRTPEDYGAIVILDSRIVQKTYGKTLRKMLPKKMPQEVIKGNQVADYLQKFFTEHR, encoded by the coding sequence ATGTTAAAACAAAACATTTATGCAGTGGTCGATTTAGAAACGACGCAAACGTCAACTGAGACGGGGCGTATCATTCAAATCGCGATTGCATTTGTACAAAACAATAAAATCATTAACCAATATTCAACCTTGATTAATCCGGGGATGGCGATTCCACGTCACGTGGTGCAACTAACAGGGATTGATGCATCAATGGTCAAGTCTGCACCGAACTTTGAAGATGTTGCACACATGGTACATGCGATGTTGCAAGGGACCGTCTTTGTTGCACATAATGTGAATTTTGACTGGCCATTTTTAAATGCTGAATTTGAACGAGTAGGGTTAACGCCTCTAACAGGACAAGCGATTGACACAGTGACTTTGAGTCAGATGCTATATCCAACAGCGCCGGGATATCGTTTGATTGATATGGCGCAATATTTGGGGATTGAACACTTGAATCCGCATCAAGCTGACAGTGATGCAGCAACAACGGCAGAAGTGTTCATGTGTTTGGTGAAGCGTGCGCAAAGTTTGCCAATGATAACGCTACAAACGTTGGTAAAACTGCCATTGAGCTTACCACGAGACACAAGAATCATAATTGAACAAGCGCTCACTTATAATCAAAAGGCACCACAAGCGTTGGATAAGTCATTAGAAGTGTTGGATGGGTTGGCGATTCGTCGCTTCTCAGCACCAGCGCCCTTAGTACCGTCTGCGGATGTGAAATATCCGAAGAAACCAAGTGCTCTTGAAGCCGTATTAGGCGACACTTTTAGCTACCGTAAAGATCAAGCAAAATTGATGAATTTTGTTGAGCATCATTATGCGGACGCTGACTTCAGCGAGTCAAAGCCAGGTGAAGATGCTTTGGTGATTGAGGCACCCACAGGGTTAGGGAAAACACTGGGTTACTTATTGCCATATGCTTACTTGGCTAATCAAACAGGCCGTAAAGTTGTGGTGGCAGTACCAACTCTGGTACAGCAACAACAAGTTGCCGGTTTAGTTAATCAAAAGTTGAATCAAGTCTTACCATTTGAAACACGTGCCGTGAGTTTGAAGGGACGTATGCACTATGTAAATTTGCAGAGTTTCCGTCGTTCATTGAATGTGGATGAAGGGTCAACGGGACTACAATTTACAAAGGCACAAATCTTGGTTTGGTTAACAGAAACATTAACTGGAGATTTTGATGAATTAAATTTGTTGAATCCACCAGCGGATTTCCTACAAAAATTAGCCCAAGCAGCTAACAATCCAATGGGTTCTGCGTACTACGGTCATGAATTCTTTGAACGCCAATTAGTTGTGGCAAATGAAGCACAATTCTTGGTGATTAATCATGCTTATCTAACGACCTATGCGCAAGAATTAGGCCAACAAGATGAAACGCCATACCTGGTGATTGACGAGCCACAACATTTACCAGACGCGATTATTGATCAAAATAGGCGTCAACTTGATTTCACGAGTTGGCAATATGCGGTCAATCAAGCATTGGACTTAGTGGTACGTGATGAGGATAGTTTGCAAGAAATTTTGACGCGTATTCCGGCTGGAAATCGTGTGAAACATGAATTCATTTTGCAACTTAAGCAATTACAAACAGAGATTCCGCAACTAGAAACAAAGTTCTATCGTCGTTTCTTATTGAATCGTAAGCAAGTGAATGCGACGGAAGGACATTTGGAAGTACCTTTGAATGGTGCAGAGTTGGCTCTGTTCTTTATCGAACAAACGAGTCGTATGCAAAAAATTAAAGGGAATATCCAAGCGACAGAAGAAGCATTAGATAAGCTATTGACTGGCTTCAGTACCTTGAAGAATGTCTTCTCGGTTTCCGAACGTCAAGCATTAGCTGATTTCCGTCGTTGGTTACGTGTGATTAAACGTGATGATGTTTATCTAACGGATTTCCAACAAAATATCATTGATTACCCACAAGCCTCAGTCTTTTGGCTAACGTTGTCAAAGCGTGATGATATTAATTACTTGAAGTTAAGTGGTGGGTTATTGCATACAGTTGATTACTTCAAGGACAAGATTTATCCATACTTCATGCCACCAACAATGATTGGGGCAACGTTGTTCACATCAACTAAATCAAGTTATCTATATGAACGACTAGATTTGGATCGTGAATCAGCGGATGTGCATCAATTTGATGATGTATATGATTATGAACATCAATCACAAATGTTATTGGTTGACGATGCGATTAGTCCAACGGATAGTCGTTATCCAGTCTATGTTGCAAAGCAATTAGATCACATGTTAGGTGCAATGCAAGAAAACACACTCGTGTTGTTTAACTCGTTCGACATGATTGAACAAGTCTTCCATTACATGCAACAACATCAAATTGCGCAAAAACATGGGATGACTTTGTTAGCGCAGGGAATCACTGGAACCAAGGGGCGTATCTTAAAGCGTATGCAATCTGAGAATAAGATGATTGTGCTCGGAGCTAACAGTTTCTGGGAAGGAATTGATTTGCCTAATGAGCAAGTCCGTCTTGTTGTGATTACCCGTTTGCCGTTTGATGCACCTAATACAATTCCACAAAAGGCTGAAGAATCAATTTTGAAAGCCGCTGGAAAGCAACCATTTTACAGCAATGTCCTACCTAAGGCGGTCTTACGACTGCGTCAAGGTGTGGGGCGTTTGTTACGTACACCAGAAGATTATGGTGCCATCGTGATTTTGGATTCGCGTATTGTGCAGAAGACATACGGTAAGACATTACGTAAGATGTTGCCAAAGAAGATGCCGCAAGAAGTTATTAAGGGAAATCAGGTTGCTGATTATCTGCAAAAATTCTTCACAGAACATCGCTAA
- a CDS encoding GlsB/YeaQ/YmgE family stress response membrane protein: MGWIWTLIIGAVIGAVGGAITKTSMGWVTNILAGLVGSWLGETLLGSWGPQLAGMALIPSIIGAVIVVVFVSWLMGRTTN, translated from the coding sequence ATGGGATGGATTTGGACATTAATTATCGGTGCTGTGATTGGTGCAGTTGGTGGTGCGATTACAAAGACGTCAATGGGTTGGGTAACGAATATCCTAGCTGGATTGGTAGGTTCATGGTTAGGTGAAACATTGCTTGGCTCATGGGGACCACAGTTAGCGGGGATGGCCCTAATTCCTTCAATCATTGGTGCTGTTATCGTGGTGGTATTTGTATCATGGTTAATGGGCCGCACAACAAATTAA
- a CDS encoding HNH endonuclease — protein MPRRDDIDRLYHTKSWERIRRMALERDKGLCQVCLSRSVYKQGDTVHHKQHARDDVSLFYELDNLETICREHHNKAHPEKMGSKKKVERDDVVKF, from the coding sequence ATGCCTAGACGTGATGACATTGATAGGTTGTATCATACGAAAAGCTGGGAAAGAATTAGACGAATGGCTTTAGAAAGAGACAAAGGTTTGTGCCAAGTGTGTTTATCTAGGTCTGTTTATAAACAAGGAGATACAGTACACCATAAACAGCATGCTCGTGATGATGTAAGTTTATTTTATGAGCTGGATAACCTTGAAACGATTTGCAGAGAGCACCACAATAAGGCGCATCCAGAAAAAATGGGAAGCAAAAAGAAAGTTGAACGCGATGATGTCGTGAAATTTTAG
- a CDS encoding helix-turn-helix domain-containing protein — protein sequence MELRDKVKWVIDSDITTYQFAKDTGLTNTVLSKLRRGEKEVGRLSLDVAEKIGGLYDSRN from the coding sequence ATGGAGTTGAGAGACAAAGTTAAGTGGGTGATTGATAGTGATATTACTACCTATCAATTTGCGAAAGATACAGGTTTAACAAATACAGTATTATCAAAGTTACGCCGTGGAGAAAAAGAAGTAGGGCGATTGTCCTTAGATGTGGCTGAGAAAATAGGTGGATTGTATGATTCTCGGAATTAG
- the mvk gene encoding mevalonate kinase, with protein MKKSATGTSHAKVILTGEHAVVYNQPAIALPLPDMSLTVSISERNHGQIVLAPGYQGPLTEMAEMYEGVRQLIVRLLHSFSAPDLAFKLKITSTIPEERGMGSSAATAVAITRAFFNYFEAPLSNAELQKWASIEESITHGSSSGIDAATVAHDVPIWFIKGQEPTTMPMDLSATLIIADTGIHGQTGLAVSVVRQHLMLGEDNAQERIEQLGHISAISRDALANNDIQQLGSAMNDAQTHLSALGVSHPELDKLVMASRSAGALGAKLTGGGVGGAMLALTDTPETTAAVITALETAGAREIWVQSYPQG; from the coding sequence ATGAAAAAAAGTGCGACTGGAACAAGTCATGCCAAGGTCATTTTGACAGGTGAACATGCAGTGGTTTACAACCAACCTGCAATTGCCCTGCCTCTACCAGACATGTCTTTAACCGTAAGTATTAGCGAGCGTAATCATGGACAAATCGTCCTAGCGCCTGGATATCAAGGTCCATTAACTGAAATGGCTGAAATGTATGAGGGTGTTCGACAATTAATTGTCCGCCTCCTACATTCTTTTTCTGCGCCTGATTTAGCCTTTAAATTAAAAATTACATCAACTATTCCGGAAGAACGTGGGATGGGATCATCTGCAGCAACGGCAGTAGCCATCACGCGTGCTTTCTTTAATTACTTTGAAGCTCCCCTTTCAAATGCAGAATTACAAAAGTGGGCAAGTATTGAGGAATCAATTACACATGGTTCTTCATCTGGTATTGATGCCGCAACAGTTGCGCATGATGTACCGATTTGGTTCATTAAAGGACAAGAACCAACGACAATGCCGATGGATCTATCTGCGACATTAATCATTGCGGATACAGGTATTCATGGCCAAACTGGCCTAGCGGTATCCGTTGTTCGTCAACACTTGATGCTTGGCGAAGATAATGCGCAAGAACGTATTGAACAATTGGGACACATTTCTGCTATTTCACGTGATGCCTTAGCAAACAATGATATCCAACAATTAGGTTCTGCTATGAATGATGCCCAAACACATTTAAGTGCCTTAGGTGTTTCTCATCCTGAACTTGATAAGTTAGTGATGGCGTCACGCAGTGCTGGTGCTTTAGGTGCCAAATTAACTGGTGGTGGTGTCGGTGGCGCTATGTTGGCCTTAACTGATACCCCTGAAACAACAGCTGCGGTCATCACAGCATTAGAAACTGCTGGTGCCCGTGAAATTTGGGTCCAATCATATCCCCAAGGTTAG
- the mvaD gene encoding diphosphomevalonate decarboxylase gives METYTARAHTNIALLKYWGKADTTYMVPTTTSVSLTLDEFYTDTTVIFDETLTSDIVFLNEEQLTDKLAAKVIRVLDIVREQAGITSFARVSSTNHVPTAAGLASSASAFAALAGAASYAAGLEPSLADISRLARRGSGSASRSVFGGFVKWERGTDDLTSVAEPIQEKIDWPIQLVTVILNDQPKAIDSRSGMQHAQATSPFYQQWVDRTNAQTTAMIDALANHDLETIGDIAEANALEMHATNATAQPPFNYLTDKSWSVLSIVQNLRREGIPVYATMDAGPNVKLISDPKDTDRILAALHAWQPDVTTQVATPGPGIQIEKGSSIS, from the coding sequence ATGGAAACTTATACTGCTCGTGCCCATACAAACATTGCATTATTAAAGTATTGGGGTAAAGCCGATACAACTTACATGGTCCCCACAACCACATCTGTGTCATTGACCTTAGATGAATTCTACACAGATACAACCGTGATATTTGATGAAACATTAACAAGTGATATTGTTTTTTTGAATGAAGAACAATTAACTGATAAATTAGCGGCGAAGGTTATTCGTGTCTTGGATATTGTCCGTGAACAAGCTGGCATTACATCATTTGCCCGTGTTTCCTCAACCAATCATGTTCCGACAGCCGCTGGTCTAGCCTCTTCGGCTTCTGCATTCGCTGCCTTAGCCGGTGCTGCAAGCTATGCGGCTGGGTTAGAACCAAGTTTGGCGGATATTTCACGTCTTGCCCGTCGTGGATCAGGTTCTGCATCACGTTCTGTCTTTGGTGGTTTTGTTAAATGGGAACGCGGGACTGATGATTTAACGTCAGTTGCGGAACCAATCCAAGAAAAGATTGATTGGCCAATTCAATTAGTTACTGTTATTTTGAATGATCAACCTAAAGCCATTGATTCACGTTCGGGGATGCAACATGCACAAGCAACTTCCCCTTTCTATCAACAATGGGTTGATCGTACAAACGCACAAACAACAGCCATGATTGATGCCTTAGCAAATCATGACTTAGAAACCATTGGTGATATTGCGGAAGCAAATGCGCTTGAAATGCACGCAACAAACGCAACCGCGCAACCACCCTTCAACTACTTAACAGACAAATCCTGGTCTGTTTTATCAATTGTCCAAAATCTACGTCGTGAAGGAATCCCTGTCTATGCGACGATGGATGCCGGTCCGAATGTGAAGTTAATTTCTGACCCTAAAGATACTGATCGTATTCTTGCCGCCTTACACGCTTGGCAACCTGATGTCACTACTCAAGTAGCCACACCTGGACCAGGTATCCAGATTGAAAAAGGAAGCTCTATCTCATGA
- a CDS encoding phosphomevalonate kinase, whose protein sequence is MIIEKAPGKLFLAGEYAITNTGQTSILFAVDRYVTVTLTPTTDEIVALSNGLYADYACAVDDLSDVDLSTEWALCLRTCQIMQDIYTQHDIPFTGYRVEITSDLTQNNQKLGLGSSAALVVALVRAFLAAADIDMPNDRLFKLGVLVTATTPPFNSGSMGDIAAAVYGGTIHYRKFDGAWLKEQLMTNSLLSLLDVDWPEMAITPLQFPENWQLLVGWTGQPANTQDMLAVNQEFARIYREKLASKSTPLVDKIAKAITTADYLRVATLLQLNQEALKRYASFMHLNYLTDRLHMLLVIAHKFGAAAKISGAGGGDNGIAIVKDSEKAEKIRCAWQKHDITPLELNIAPERGHD, encoded by the coding sequence ATGATTATTGAAAAAGCACCTGGTAAATTATTTTTAGCCGGTGAATATGCAATTACAAACACTGGTCAAACGAGTATTCTCTTTGCGGTCGACCGTTATGTCACCGTCACATTAACACCGACAACTGATGAGATTGTGGCGCTAAGCAATGGTCTGTATGCAGATTACGCTTGTGCCGTTGATGACTTAAGCGATGTTGATTTGTCAACAGAATGGGCACTGTGCCTACGTACATGTCAAATCATGCAGGACATCTATACACAACACGATATCCCGTTTACTGGTTATCGTGTTGAAATTACCAGTGATTTAACGCAAAATAATCAAAAGCTAGGTTTAGGGTCTTCGGCAGCGCTTGTTGTCGCGCTCGTACGCGCCTTTTTAGCCGCAGCTGATATTGATATGCCTAACGATCGTTTGTTCAAGCTAGGTGTCCTGGTTACAGCTACAACCCCACCTTTCAACAGTGGATCAATGGGCGATATTGCAGCGGCTGTTTACGGTGGTACCATTCATTATCGTAAATTTGACGGTGCCTGGCTAAAAGAACAGCTTATGACCAACAGCCTCTTATCCCTATTGGACGTGGATTGGCCTGAAATGGCTATTACACCGCTTCAATTCCCAGAAAACTGGCAATTATTAGTTGGGTGGACTGGTCAACCGGCCAATACACAAGATATGCTGGCAGTGAATCAAGAATTCGCACGTATCTATCGTGAAAAATTAGCCTCTAAATCAACCCCGTTAGTTGATAAAATCGCTAAAGCAATTACAACGGCCGATTATTTACGTGTTGCCACCCTCTTACAATTGAACCAAGAAGCGCTAAAACGTTACGCCTCATTTATGCATCTTAATTATTTGACTGACCGTCTACATATGTTATTAGTTATTGCGCATAAATTTGGTGCGGCAGCTAAAATATCTGGTGCCGGTGGTGGTGATAATGGAATCGCAATTGTGAAAGATTCTGAGAAAGCTGAAAAAATTCGATGCGCTTGGCAAAAACATGATATTACACCCCTTGAACTTAACATTGCACCAGAAAGAGGTCATGATTAA
- the fni gene encoding type 2 isopentenyl-diphosphate Delta-isomerase translates to MDSQHTHRKDEHLALAEALYRQKAPVSSLNGIRLIHRPLPETTVDAVDLSWHDAHFNWDMPFYIEAMTGGTPRTNDINAQLAHAAAETGLAMAVGSESIAIKDPSKQAGFEALRDINPNGFMMANIGAGNTLDAAKKAVEILDANALEYHVNVAQELIMPEGDRQFKWLDDLADIRANLNVPVIVKEVGFGFDQTTLAELAKMDINYVSLGGRGGTNFAQIEDRRNRVNPNEHAYLADWGQTTAESLLEAQNVPTTLTTFATGGIQTPLDVLKAQVLGARTAGVAGHFLHILMNNDVETLITEIKLWQTHLAKLYALVGAQNYADLAKVDFVLDVELKNYAEQRQLLLPPRR, encoded by the coding sequence ATGGATTCACAACACACACATCGTAAAGATGAACATTTAGCTTTGGCCGAAGCACTTTATCGCCAAAAGGCCCCTGTCTCATCATTAAATGGTATTCGTTTAATCCACCGTCCTTTACCTGAAACAACGGTGGATGCGGTTGATTTAAGTTGGCATGATGCCCACTTCAACTGGGATATGCCCTTTTACATTGAAGCGATGACTGGTGGTACACCTCGTACCAACGATATTAACGCACAATTGGCACATGCTGCGGCAGAAACTGGTCTGGCCATGGCTGTTGGTTCTGAAAGTATCGCCATTAAAGACCCTAGTAAGCAAGCCGGGTTTGAAGCATTGCGGGACATCAATCCTAATGGATTCATGATGGCCAATATTGGTGCTGGGAATACGTTAGATGCAGCTAAAAAAGCCGTTGAAATCTTAGATGCTAATGCCCTTGAATATCATGTCAACGTCGCACAAGAATTGATTATGCCTGAAGGTGATCGTCAATTTAAATGGCTTGATGATTTGGCTGATATTCGTGCAAATCTAAACGTTCCTGTTATCGTTAAAGAGGTTGGTTTTGGTTTTGATCAAACGACATTAGCTGAATTAGCTAAGATGGATATTAACTACGTATCATTAGGTGGTCGTGGTGGTACTAACTTCGCGCAAATCGAAGATCGTCGTAACCGTGTCAATCCAAACGAACATGCTTACTTAGCTGATTGGGGGCAAACAACGGCCGAATCATTGTTGGAAGCGCAAAATGTACCTACTACCCTAACAACATTTGCCACAGGTGGGATCCAAACACCACTTGATGTGTTGAAAGCGCAAGTATTAGGTGCCCGTACTGCTGGTGTAGCAGGTCACTTCTTACACATCTTAATGAACAATGACGTTGAAACATTAATTACCGAAATTAAGCTTTGGCAAACACACCTAGCCAAGTTATACGCGCTTGTCGGTGCCCAAAACTATGCTGACTTAGCGAAAGTTGATTTCGTATTAGATGTTGAATTAAAGAACTATGCAGAACAACGTCAATTATTACTACCACCTCGTCGTTAA